A window from Fragaria vesca subsp. vesca linkage group LG5, FraVesHawaii_1.0, whole genome shotgun sequence encodes these proteins:
- the LOC101312261 gene encoding uncharacterized protein LOC101312261, with protein sequence MLFFFEHLPSLRDAFFTEEGDLIFSETDSLFAEFPLGLSWAPYVQRILRNRRNPLEIDYIFVMANSEITRNACKRFGENFLPVNIKGYFEMRFYRGPLIDPMHNSNKGYQHRPNYCPKHFGVNFVVYKHCPDIVLPYKGVASREEQ encoded by the exons ATGCTCTTCTTTTTTGAGCATCTTCCTAGTCTTAGAGATGCATTCTTTACCGAGGAAGGGGATTTGATTTTTTCTGAGACGGATTCTCTATTTGCTGAATTCCCTTTGGGCTTGAGCTGGGCGCCTTACGTCCAAAGAATACTTAGAAACAGACGCAACCCCTTGGAGATCGATTACATATTTGTCATGGCTAATAGTGAG ATTACTAGGAACGCGTGTAAGAGGTTTGGTGAAAACTTCCTCCCCGTGAATATTAAGGGGTATTTTGAGATGAGATTCTATAGGGGTCCCCTCATTGATCCGATGCACAACAGTAACAAAGGCTATCAGCATCGGCCCAATTACTGCCCCAAGCACTTTGGGGTTAATTTTGTGGTTTATAAACATTGTCCGGATATTGTCTTACCATATAAAGGCGTAGCATCAAGGGAGGAACAATGA